Within Candidatus Rokuibacteriota bacterium, the genomic segment AGGTTGGCCCGCATCGGGAAGTCCGTCCTGGGCAGGTTCAGGGTGGCCTTGTAGTCGATCTCGGCCAAAATAAATTCCTCTCGTGAAATCAGATAGTTAGTGAGCGCTCATGGTATCACCGGGCGCGGCAGGCGTCAAGGAAGGGGAGGAGGAATCACTTGGGCGCGAGGATGACGACGCCCTGCTTCGAATCGATCGTGACCTTGAAGTTGTCGAGGAAGTCGCGGCCGAGGAGGCCGTCGGCCTCCTTCAGGTCCGCGTCGTGAGCGACGACGAGGAGCGGCCCCGCCTTCGCCTCGCCGACCTCGATCGAGTCCACCCGCACGACGTCCGCTTGGCTGGTCCCGGTGACGCCCTTCACCTCGGCGCGGGGAGTGCTCCGGGTCGAGATGCCCAACCTGAGGAGGGTCAGCGGCGCCACCACCGTCCGATCGGCACCCGTGTCCAGGAGCAGGCTGACCGGACCCCCGCCGTTGATCTTGGCGCTGACCAGAATGGGTGAGCCGGGCTTGAAGGAGATCCGGGTCGTCCCCGGCTCGGGAGTGATCGCCCCAGGCTTCGCGGGAGCCGGCGGCGGAGGCGGCGGGAAGTAGAGGGGCCGGGCCTCGGAGCGGTAGCGCTCGGGAACGTTGT encodes:
- a CDS encoding aspartyl protease family protein yields the protein MQGWWAVLLLSLLLLPGAALAQTYRWVDERGGVHYTEGLNNVPERYRSEARPLYFPPPPPPAPAKPGAITPEPGTTRISFKPGSPILVSAKINGGGPVSLLLDTGADRTVVAPLTLLRLGISTRSTPRAEVKGVTGTSQADVVRVDSIEVGEAKAGPLLVVAHDADLKEADGLLGRDFLDNFKVTIDSKQGVVILAPK